The sequence CTGACGCAGCTGCAACAGCAGTTGGAACAGCCGGCGCCGGCGCTGCCGCATCAGTCCATCGACAGCATGGAGCTCAACTGTAACCAGAGCGATGAGGCATTCGGCGAGGTCGTCAGTCAGATGCAGCAGGCGATTCGCATCGGCGAGATCTTTCAGGTGGTGCCGTCGCGCCGCTTTTCCCTGCCCTGTCCCTCGCCGCTGGCGGCCTACCAAACCCTGAAGGACAATAACCCCAGCCCCTATATGTTTTTTATGCAGGATCAGGACTTCACGCTGTTTGGCGCCTCGCCGGAAAGCTCGCTGAAATACGACGCCGACAGCCGCCAGATTGAAATCTATCCCATCGCCGGAACCCGCCCGCGCGGACGCCGCGCCGACGGCTCGCTGGATCGCGATCTCGACAGCCGTATCGAGCTGGAAATGCGCACCGACCATAAAGAGATGGCCGAGCACCTGATGCTGGTCGATCTGGCGCGCAACGATCTGGCGCGCATCTGTAAGCCCGGCAGCCGCTATGTGGCCGACCTGACCCAGGTCGACCGCTACTCTTTCGTGATGCATCTGGTCTCCCGCGTGGTGGGCACCCTGCGGGAAGATTTGGACGTCCTGCACGCCTATTGCGCTTGCATGAATATGGGAACGCTGAGCGGCGCGCCGAAAGTGCGCGCCATGCAACTGATTGCCGACAGTGAAAAAACGCGGCGCGGCAGCTATGGCGGCGCGGTGGGCTACTTCACCGCCCACGGCGATCTGGATACCTGCATCGTTATCCGCTCCGCCTACGTTGAAGACGGCATCGCCACGGTTCAGGCCGGCGCCGGCGTGGTGCTGGATTCCGATCCGCAGGCGGAAGCCGATGAAACAAGAAATAAAGCGCGGGCCGTTCTGCGGGCCATCGCCAGCGCCCACAACGCGAAGGAACTGTTCTAATGGCTGATATCCTACTGCTCGATAATATCGACTCATTCACCTACAATCTGGTGGATCAACTGCGCGCCAGCGGGCATCAGGTGGTGGTTTACCGTAACCATCTGCCGGGCGGCGCCATTATTCAGCATTTAAAGAACATGGAAAGACCGGTGCTGATGCTCTCTCCGGGTCCGGGAACCCCGGCCGCGGCTGGCTGTATGCCGGAGCTGCTGCGCAGCCTGCGCGGCCAACTGCCGATTATCGGCATCTGCCTGGGGCATCAGGCGATTGTGGAAGCCTACGGCGGCCATGTGGGCCAGGCGGGTGAAATTCTGCATGGCAAAGCGTCCATCATCGATCATGACGGACTGGCGATGTTCGCCGGACTGCCACATCCGTTGCCGGTGGCGCGCTATCACTCGCTGGTGGGCAGCAACATCCCGGCGGCGCTGACCGTTAACGCCCATTTTAACGACATGGTGATGGCGGTTCGCCACGATGCCGACCGCGTTTGCGGTTTCCAGTTTCATCCCGAATCCATTTTAACCACCCACGGCGCGCGTCTGCTCGAACAGACGCTGGACTGGGCATTGGTATAGTAAAGGACTAAATCATGCAAAACATTCTTGAGAAATTATACCAGGCTGAAATCCTCGACCGGCAGGAGAGCCAGGCGCTGTTTGGCGCCGTCGTGCGCGGCGAGTTGGAAAACAGCCAGTTGGCGGCGGCGCTGATCGCCATGAAAGTTCGCGGCGAACGCCCGGAAGAAATTGCCGGCGCGGCAACGGCCCTGCTGGAGGATGCCCAGCCGTTTCCTCGTCCCGACTATCCGTTTGCCGATATCGTCGGCACCGGCGGCGACGGCACCAACAGCATCAACATTTCCACCGCCAGCGCCTTTGTAGCGGCCGCTTGCGGACTGAAAATCGCCAAGCACGGCAACCGCAGCGTCTCCAGCCGTTCGGGATCGTCCGATCTGCTGGCCGCGTTCGGCATCCGGCTGGATATGCCCGCCGAACAGTCCCGCCAGGCGCTGGATGACCTGGGCGTGTGCTTTTTGTTCGCGCCGCAGTATCATCCCGGCTTCCGCCACGCGGCGCCGGTGCGCCAGCAGTTGAAAACCCGTACGCTATTT comes from Brenneria nigrifluens DSM 30175 = ATCC 13028 and encodes:
- a CDS encoding anthranilate synthase component 1 codes for the protein MHISPPKLALLRTEAVYRNDPSAIFHQLCGARPATLLLESAEIDSKQNLKSLLIIDSALRITALGQQVSIQALTANGANLLPLLDQALPPEVVVESRPNGRELTFPPADNQQDEDSRLRSLSVFDALRSILTLVECPADEREAMFLGGLFAYDLVAGFEALPALSQQQRCPDFCFYLAETLLILDHQRQATVLQASLFTPDGAERQRLQQRLTQLQQQLEQPAPALPHQSIDSMELNCNQSDEAFGEVVSQMQQAIRIGEIFQVVPSRRFSLPCPSPLAAYQTLKDNNPSPYMFFMQDQDFTLFGASPESSLKYDADSRQIEIYPIAGTRPRGRRADGSLDRDLDSRIELEMRTDHKEMAEHLMLVDLARNDLARICKPGSRYVADLTQVDRYSFVMHLVSRVVGTLREDLDVLHAYCACMNMGTLSGAPKVRAMQLIADSEKTRRGSYGGAVGYFTAHGDLDTCIVIRSAYVEDGIATVQAGAGVVLDSDPQAEADETRNKARAVLRAIASAHNAKELF